Below is a window of Aerococcus viridans DNA.
GTCACTTTATCGTTAGCTTCAAATTTTAACCGAACCGCTACGATGTTTTCGGTGATTTTTTCTTCATATTCTACATAAATAGCCTCGCCTACTTCATAGTAGTAACCCTTTGTTTTAGTGGTAAATTCCTCTTGCACTTGTTGGCCGTCACGATCTTGTTGGATATAGTTTTTAACTTTTAACTGGATTGCTTGTTTACCAGCATTTGCCATTTGGCAACCTCCTCTAATGACAATTTTTCTTGTATATTTAACCTCTCCTATTCTAACATGGTTCGCTTAGACTTCAAAGATTAGATACCTTTGAAACCGCCGTCAAATAGGGGGAATAGCTACTTTTATGGTACAATATAGACAAATTAGCGGGAAGGACTATCACATGATGTTTGACGACTTTAAAACAAGCGACAAACCGCTGACTATGGCGGTCTATAAAGACATTACTAAAAATAATCAAGCCTATAGTTTAGAGGAGGCAGATGCAGCCTTGCTACCCTTTGCGGTTGATGATGCCATCTTGAATGCCATTAACCAAGAAACTTTTGAAGCCCCATTAGCCATTCATTTCTGGCCAACCCGCCCAACCGTTATCCTTGGGGGGTTGGACACTAGGCTACCAGACTTTAATCAGGCTGTGACTTGGCTGTATGAAGACCAAGCCATTTTGCCAGTTGTACGACCTGCTGGTGGTTTAGCGGTGGTATCTGACCCAAATGTCTTGAATGTCACCCTATTGATGGACACCAAAAATCAAGCCTTTACCATTGATCAGGCGTATGAATTTATCGTCGCACTCTTACAAGAAATGATGGACGCACATGGTGTATCGCTAGAAGTTGGCGAAGTCGCTACATCCTACTGCCCTGGTAAATTTGACCTATCCATTCGTGGGCGAAAAGTAGCCGGTATTGCCCAACGTAGAATCGGTCATGCGGTAGGGATTTACCTATACATGTCAATCACCGGAGACCAATCCAGTCGTGGCCAATTAGTCGCTGATATGTACGAATCCGGTCAAGCAGCTAAAGATGAAAAAGGCCGGTATCCAAACGTGGACCCTAGTTTTATGGCCAACTTATCCGACTTTGCGCCTATTGATACGGTCGAAAAATTTGTTGATGACCTGTTAACGGTGATTGCGGATGCTGGGGTTGAATTAGACAAACGAAGTCAAGAGGCTTTAGATACGGCGACTTATATCGAACGGATGCAGAAACGAAACCAAGTCCTTTACGACATATTAGCAAATCAATAGATAGAAACCACCCGCCTTCACGTATAAATATTGAGAGGCAGAATTTGACAAAGGAGACTGTTATGAGTATTGCAGAAGCGAGTAAACGCATACCCGAGAAGGTGTTTCGGGACCCCGTGCACGACTACATCCACGTCCAACACCAGGTAATTATGGACCTGATCAATTCTAAAGAAATGCAACGCCTACGCCGAATTAAACAAATGGGGACGGCTTCTTATACCTTCCACGGGGCGGAACATTCACGGTTTAGCCATTCATTGGGTGTGTATGAAATTGCTCGGAAGATTTGTGATAAATTCGTCCGTAACTTTTCGATTGAAAACGGCGGGGTTTGGGATGATTCTGAGCGGTTAGTTGTTTTATGTGCAGCCCTTTTACATGATATTGGGCACGGACCTTTCTCTCATACCTTTGAAAATATTTTCAATACTGACCACGAAACCATGACAAGAGAAATCATTTTGTCAGAAGCCACTGAGGTCAACCAAATTTTACGAGGGGTATCAGCTGATTTCCCAAGACAAGTAGCGTCTGTTATTGATAAAACCTATCCAAATCCGCAAGTTGTTCAGTTGATTTCTAGTCAAATAGACGCTGACCGAATGGATTATCTACTCCGTGACTCTTACTTCTCTGGCACTAATTACGGGAACTTTGATTTGAGCCGGATTCTACGAGTGATGCACCCTTATAAAGATGGTATTCGTTTTGACTACAACGGTATGCATGCAGTGGAGGACTATATTACAAGTCGTTATCAAATGTACATGCAAGTTTACTTCCACCCTGTTTCAAGAGGGATGGAAATGCTACTCCACCACTTACTGAAACGTGCACAGGAATTGTTTCTGACAAAAAATGAATTTACCAGTCGTGATACCCACGCTTCATTCTTAGAACCATTTTTTACTCAGGACTGGACATTAGAAGACTACCTGCGCCTAGATGACGGGGTCTTACAAACTTATTTCCAACACTGGATTTTCTATGCAGAAGACCCAATATTGCGGGACTTAGCTGACCGCTTTATCAACCGAAAACCATTTAAGTCAGTCACTTATAACGAGGTTGAAAACCAAGAAGACGTGAAAGTATTGATCGACTTAGTGGGCAAATTAGGCTACGACATCCAATACTATGTTGCGATGAACTCGCGCTTTGATTTACCATATGATTTCTACCGACCAAGTGCCGAGAAACCACGTACGCAAATTGAATTAGTTGAGAAAAATGGCCATATGGTTGAATTGTCAAAAGCTTCGAGTTTAATCGCAGCCTTTACTGGTCAACAACGCGGAGATGAACGGTTATTCTTACCAAATGAATTATTCTACGGGAAAAACCGTGACAACATTACCTTGTTTGAACCTATCTTGACGCAAATCCACGCCATGACCAAAACAGGTAAAATCACACCACTAGACGAAAACTTGGTAGATGAATTTTAGTGGATACATTTATCTAGCCTTCAGATAGAATAAGATGTTGTTATTTACTTAATATAATGAACTGAAAGGCTTGGATACTGGACAATCAAACCAAGCACCACATTGGGATCTAGAAAGAGTCAAAGCTATTTTGAATAAATAGTTTTAAGTAACTAGTCTTAAGCAAATAAGCTTAAAATTAAGGAGGGATTTTTTATCAAGGATTCGAAGTTGGCTATCACGCTTATAGTAGTTGTTGCGGTGAGCCAGTATATCATTTCCCTCTTTGACTTGATTACGTCACCCTTTGTCAATGTGCTTGTTTTAGCATTTCTAGTGATTGCCATGAATGACCTATACAAGCTATTTCAGCGTAAAAACCACTGAGTCATTTTTCAAATAAAAAAGAGCAGCAAATCGCTACTCTTGGATACGTGGAGGTCGTAATATTCGTTTCGACCTCTTTTACTTATCAACTACTCTCTGTTAAAACAGAGAGTTTGTCCTAAACATGGTGGTTGTACAAACGAT
It encodes the following:
- a CDS encoding biotin/lipoate A/B protein ligase family protein; this translates as MVQYRQISGKDYHMMFDDFKTSDKPLTMAVYKDITKNNQAYSLEEADAALLPFAVDDAILNAINQETFEAPLAIHFWPTRPTVILGGLDTRLPDFNQAVTWLYEDQAILPVVRPAGGLAVVSDPNVLNVTLLMDTKNQAFTIDQAYEFIVALLQEMMDAHGVSLEVGEVATSYCPGKFDLSIRGRKVAGIAQRRIGHAVGIYLYMSITGDQSSRGQLVADMYESGQAAKDEKGRYPNVDPSFMANLSDFAPIDTVEKFVDDLLTVIADAGVELDKRSQEALDTATYIERMQKRNQVLYDILANQ
- a CDS encoding HD domain-containing protein, producing the protein MSIAEASKRIPEKVFRDPVHDYIHVQHQVIMDLINSKEMQRLRRIKQMGTASYTFHGAEHSRFSHSLGVYEIARKICDKFVRNFSIENGGVWDDSERLVVLCAALLHDIGHGPFSHTFENIFNTDHETMTREIILSEATEVNQILRGVSADFPRQVASVIDKTYPNPQVVQLISSQIDADRMDYLLRDSYFSGTNYGNFDLSRILRVMHPYKDGIRFDYNGMHAVEDYITSRYQMYMQVYFHPVSRGMEMLLHHLLKRAQELFLTKNEFTSRDTHASFLEPFFTQDWTLEDYLRLDDGVLQTYFQHWIFYAEDPILRDLADRFINRKPFKSVTYNEVENQEDVKVLIDLVGKLGYDIQYYVAMNSRFDLPYDFYRPSAEKPRTQIELVEKNGHMVELSKASSLIAAFTGQQRGDERLFLPNELFYGKNRDNITLFEPILTQIHAMTKTGKITPLDENLVDEF